The Octopus sinensis linkage group LG18, ASM634580v1, whole genome shotgun sequence genome segment AGGTAATATACAAAAGAAACATGATCGGTCGTGTCCACACTGTACACCCAAAGGATCAGGAGTGCTTTTTTGCGGATGATTCTGTTTCATATGAAAGACCCAACATCATTTGCCCACGTCAGATCATTCGAAGGACAAATGTGTTGCACTTACAGGGAAGCTTGCTTGCGACGGGGACTACTCGAGGATGAGGGACTCTGGAACACGGCATTGCAAGAGGCCTCTGAATGCAGGACACCAGAAGCAATGCGCCGAATATTTTGTCTCATCTTCCTATTCAGTAATGTGTCTAACCTTCTTCATTTGTGGGACACATTTAAAGATAGTTTTTCCGAAGATCATCTCCGACAACTTCAAGCCGAAGATTCAACGGCTGGATTCGACTTCAATAACGTCATCTACAACACAGCCCTCCTCGATTTGCAATCGCGACTGCAAGCTATGGGAGGAGTTGGCGTCCTCAGATTTCAGTTTGCCATCTCCACGGTAATTAATTCCAACGAAGGACAACTTTTTTTCTTGGATGCTCCCGGCAGAACCGGAAAAACTTTTCTCATGAACCTCCTACTCGCCAAAATTCTACAGGAAAATCGCATTGCCATAGCGGTTGCATCCAGCGGCATCGCAGCAACTCTACTGCATGGTAGTCGTACGGCACACTCACCATTCAAATTACCACTAGACTTGACCAAACAGGGAAATCCAACTTGCAATGTTAGTCGTGGCTCAGCCATGGGGAATCTTCTCACTGAGTGCAGCCTTATCATTTGGGATGAGGCAGCCATGTGTCATAAGGCAGCATTTGAGGCGCTCGAGCGGTCTCTTCAAGACCTGAGACGCAATATGAGAGTGATGGGTGGAGTGATTGTTCTGCTTTCTGGCAACTTCCGACAAACTCTACCTGTCATTCCATGGGGGACAAGAGCTGACGAGGTAAATGCTTCCATAAAATCATCCTACTTATGGCACCACAGCGAGAAACTTCACCTGAGTACGAACATGAG includes the following:
- the LOC115221648 gene encoding uncharacterized protein LOC115221648 → MILFHMKDPTSFAHVRSFEGQMCCTYREACLRRGLLEDEGLWNTALQEASECRTPEAMRRIFCLIFLFSNVSNLLHLWDTFKDSFSEDHLRQLQAEDSTAGFDFNNVIYNTALLDLQSRLQAMGGVGVLRFQFAISTVINSNEGQLFFLDAPGRTGKTFLMNLLLAKILQENRIAIAVASSGIAATLLHGSRTAHSPFKLPLDLTKQGNPTCNVSRGSAMGNLLTECSLIIWDEAAMCHKAAFEALERSLQDLRRNMRVMGGVIVLLSGNFRQTLPVIPWGTRADEVNASIKSSYLWHHSEKLHLSTNMRVHVFGDENAATFSAQLLDVSNGTVAGDTDSFIHLPFGNFVPTKDDLISAVFLDIASQNLHKTCLQGIAILAPHNKTVDAINNKLFDLLPGEKLSFKSIDTHENPDDMTVVTTEFLNSQMPTGLPPHELHLNDGAPIMLLLKLDAPIMCNGTRMIIKNIYSRVLQATILNGPATGQDVLITPMSLTPSDTIYKFKRLQFPIKLSFAMTINKVQGQSLQMVCLNLTEQVFSHGQLFLGCSHLGSTQSLDICASEGKTRNMAYKEALH